One Helianthus annuus cultivar XRQ/B chromosome 12, HanXRQr2.0-SUNRISE, whole genome shotgun sequence genomic region harbors:
- the LOC110892305 gene encoding uncharacterized protein LOC110892305, protein MAGSSGQSPINGNSLSQFQCPILKPTNYTVWAIRIKTILEANGLWETIEPAENATVDTKKDKSAIAYLFQAIPEDVVLQVASCKTAKEIWDNLKIRHVGVDRVQKARMHTLMSEFELLQMRDDDTIDSFTAKINSIVTRATEVGTTMSQPTLVRKLLNGVPDKFTQIVASMEQYSDLETMTLQEAVGRLKTYEKRLKLKKGNQGESQDRLMFTHQDNSRGRQSGNRGRGRFNQTRGNWRNNGNRQSPRNKRRIYI, encoded by the coding sequence ATGGCAGGATCATCCGGGCAAAGTCCGATAAATGGAAATTCTCtttcccagtttcagtgtccgattctgaaaccaacaaactatacggTTTGGGCTATTCGTATCAAGACGATTCTTGAAGCGAATGGTTTGTGGGAAACGATTGAACCGGCAGAAAATGCAACGGTAGACACTAAGAAAGATAAGTCTGCCATTGCATATCTGTTTCAAGCAATACCAGAAGACGTTGTATTGCAAGTCGCAAGTTGTAAAACTGCAAAGGAGATTTGGGATAATCTAAAGATTAGACACGTTGGCGTTGATCGGGTACAAAAGGCGCGTATGCACACGCTAATGTCAGAATTTGAATTGTTGCAAATGAGGGATGACGACACTATTGATTCGTTTACCGCAAAGATTAATAGTATCGTTACCCGAGCAACAGAAGTAGGAACGACAATGAGTCAACCGACTCTAGTACGCAAACTCTTAAATGGCGTACCAGATAAGTTTACTCAAATCGTTGCCTCTATGGAACAATACTCCGATCTAGAAACCATGACGCTACAGGAAGCGGTCGGAAGACTAAAGACGTATGAAAAACGTCTCAAGTTAAAGAAAGGAAATCAAGGAGAAAGCCAAGATAGGCTTATGTTTACACATCAGGATAACTCCAGAGGAAGGCAATCTGGAAACCGCGGTCGTGGTAGATTTAACCAGACACGTGGAAATTGGCGAAACAACGGAAATAGGCAAAGTCCCAGAAACAAACGAAGGATCTACATCTAG